catcctgtggcagggagttccccagGCTACTGTCGTCCTTTGGCTTGTCTCACACCTGCTGCCTGCTCAGTTGatggggtgacccctggttcctgtGTGAGGAGGAGGAGTAAACGACACGTCCTGCTTTACTTCCTCCGCCCCCTGCGGGACTGTTCTGGGATATTTTTGTGGTCACACCAGGGAGTCACAGAGAGGCACTTTCTGACTCCAAGGTCTCTCCCAAGTGGCAGCAGCTAATGCAGAGCCCACCGTTGTATCTGCAGAGTTGGGACGGGGTTTCCCAATGGGCATTTATCAGCGTTGAATTGCGCCTGCCAGTTTGTTGCCCCATCACCCAGTTTTGCGAGGTCCTTTTCTcaatcgtctgcaaattttgccacctcaccgctCTGTCGACTAGGACGGGGCCCAGCAGAGaccccctgggagacaccacgaGGTCCCTCGCTCCATgctgagaactgaccatttattcgtCTTCCTTTGCTCGAGGGACCGTGTCAAAGGCCTTCTGACAATCTAAGTCCACGATCTCCATGGGATCCCCTTGGCCACGGGCTGGTGGATCCCCTCAGAGaagtctagtagattggtgaggtacgATTTCCCTTTATGAAATCCACGTTGCCTCTTACCCCACAAGTTGTGGTGAGCTCCGTGTCTGGCCGTTCTGTTCTCTATGACACTTTCGAGCCGTTTGCCCGGGACTGAAGTCAGActcaccagcctgtaattgccgggggcACCGCTGGAGCCCTTTGTAACGATCGGTGGCACACGAGCCATCCTCGTCAGGGGGGGACAGACGACGACGGCACGTCTGAGTTCCTGCCTGAGCCCATCTGGGCCTGGGGACTTAGTGCTGGTTAGTTTATCCGTTTGTTCCAAACCCTCCTCTAGCGACACCTCAATCCGGGACACTTCCTCCGATCTGTCACCTAAACAGACGGGCTccggtgtgggaatctccctcccatcctcGGCCGTGAAGACCGAATTCGATTcatttctccgcaatggccttgtcGTCCTTGAGTGACCCTTTCGCAgctggctggcccaggggcccCACGGGTCGCGGAGCAGCTTCCGGCTTCCGCTGCGACGGCCCCAGGCTCCGGCTCGCTGCTCTTCACGGTCGGGTTTGGCCCAATTCTGTATTTGCCCCTCGTTTGCCAGAGTCCGGCTCCTCCCCAGGCCTTCCCGGCCCGGGTCCAAGGCTGCCCTTCGCCTCTCAGCACCTCTCTCCCTCGGCTGGCTCGTTTCTGGTTCTCGCCCTGGGGTTTTTGAGGAAGGGAACTGACTCCCCCCTGCTGGCGACGACCCGGGCCAAACCCAGCTGCTCACGTATCCCCCAGCGCTCCCAGCTCGGGGGTCTCCCCATcgcggcctggccccggccctggagcCGCTCCGGGCGGCTGGATGGATTCTCCTGccggcctggggagctgggaacccCCTTCGCTGACGCAGGACGGGTAgacgctgcccccccgccccccggaggaAATGCGAACTGGCGAAACGCTGCATTCGAATTGGCCAGCGACGGGGTCGAGCCACCCGCCCGCCCGTTACAACCGAGGCCTAATTAGTGATCCAAACCCTAACCCCCCCCGTCTTCCCCGCTGGGTCCTGGAATTGGGGGAGAAAAATTGGCGGAGGGGGGAGTGCACCAGCTTCCTCCCCTGTGACCACCTCCTGGGCCGTCAAACACCCAAAGCAAACCAGGCCCGAGAGGCCCCAGCGCCCGGAATAAACCAGGTCGGGACGTTGCCAGCAGCTGATGCCAGCCGGGGGGCGCGTCGCAGAGCAGAACCGGGGCCTCACCCCCGCCATGCCGGACGCCAGGGGACAGAGCAGCTGCCGGCTCCCACCGCAaatctcccccacagccccccacccctcaaccTCCCTCGGGGCggaaggggagcccagggccgggctggcaggggctgcgggctgggagtgaggggcactggccagggtggggggatcccagggccgggctggcagggcctGCGGGGCCCTCCCCCCCGATTGACGAGCCAGCCCCTCACCATGCGCTGGGGGCACATTTAGAAAATCAAACGTTGGCCCCTTTAATCTTTGGCAGCCGGTTTCGTCCACAGCATCGACGGGGTcacaggaaataaaaaataaattactttaaaaaaacccaaatccagCCACGTTAGAAACCCCCCAGCCGTGAAAAAATAGACTCTACAAATCAAACCggggggaacccaggcgtccgggcccccCCGTAGTCAACAACGGGGCTGATGTCCATGGAAAGGAAATGCGGGCACCAGGCAGAGCCCCCCCTCGGTCCCCTCCCCGGGGGGGTTCGCTCCGGGGTCCCCCTTGGAATGTGAaacgaaccccccccccccggtggggTCCGAGCCCCCCAGTCAGTTCCGGGGGGGGGAGCTCCGGTCGCGTCGCAGAGACGGCCCCCCCCGGCCGGTTCCCGACGACTCGGCTCTGATCCGGGGCCGGCCCCAGGGGCTCTGGCAGACGGGGGGCGGGGCGCCCCCCAGCAGGCCATGGGGCAGGACGCGCAGCAGCAGGCGGCGCAGGGGGCGGGTGTAGCCGTTCTCGGTGCCCACGCACTGGTACCGGCCCTCGTCCGCCAGCGTCACCGGGCCCAGCAGGGCCCCCTGGGGCGTCTGCAGCAGGACCCGCTCCcggggcagctggggggcagagagagacacgAGGGGGGGGTCAGATCCTCCATGCCCCCCCAGGGCAATGGGGGgctgtagcggggggggggtcactcaccGGGCGCCGGGTGCTGCCCTCCGGCTGCAGCAGCCACCGGAcctgggcatggggggaggggggccggcACTCCAGGAAcacgctgcccccctccaccccgaactgcacctgctctgccagctcctgctccgctggggggggggggggggacacacgtTAGTGGGGGCAGCAACAGGGacactccccctccccgagccgggagagaacccaggcgtcctgtctcccagccccccactcccctccccgagccaggagagaacccaggcatcctgtctcccagccccccactctcctccccgagacgggagagaacccaggcatcctgtctcccagccccccctccccctcccctccccgagccaggagagaacccaggcatcctgtctcccagccccccactcccctccccgagccgggagagaacccaggcgtccaagctgcccccagccccccactcccctccccgagccgggagagaacccaggcgtccaagCTGCCCCAGCCCCCGCCGCGAGGGGCACTCACCCAGGGCGTTGAAGCCGCGGCACTGGCGAATGGGGTCTCCATGTTTGATGTCCTGGCGCCGGACACGCCTGGcgacgggggagagggggagacacaGCATCAGCTCCCTAccagctgcccccccccgagCTGCACCTGCCGCCCCCTCTGGCCCCCCCCTGCTcgaagcccccaccccctggggcgcgggacccaggcatccgggcggCTCACttggcaggggcggggctgtagcgggcccctccccccggggcgcgggacccaggtgtccgggcagctcacctggcaggggtggggctgtagCGGGCGCAGCGGCGGCCGTCCCAGGCAcagtgggggtcccgggccaGGCAGCAGTCGGCGCAGGCCGGGCCGTAGGCCCCACAGCGATGGAGGCTCAGCTGGGTCAGGCCCACGTCCGAGGAGACGTacagctggtgctggggggagacGCGCACCTGAGGGAcggaccccccccccgacccactgacccccccaccctcccagagccagggagagaacccaggagtcctggctcccagcccccctgctctaaccaccagcccccactcccctcccaaagccagggagagaacccaggagtcctggctcccagccccccctgctctaaccaccagcccccactcccctcccaaagccggggagagaacccaggagtcctggctcccagccccccctgctctaaccaccagcccccactcccctcccagccggggagagaacccaggcatccgggcccccagccccccaccagaCCATGGCACCACTGGGTGTGGTAGCCCTGCCCCCGACCTACCCGCTTTGACGAAATCCAGAGAGTCTTCACGGGGGCGGGGGTCTgttgggagaagggaggggcgGTGAACCCACTGGAGAGGGGGAGAGGCGGAGccagggaaagaggtggggcctagagggagggggaggagccacaaAAGGCAGGGcctggtgggaaggggcaggactaaGATGGAAGGGTGGAACAAAAAGGGGTGGGGCCCagaggaaaggggcggggcctggacagcaggggcggggcctctcACCTTGaacacctccacctcctccagtGTCAGCTCctccaggacgcctgggtccttGGGCAGCACCACCACTTTCTGCACCGTGCCCCggtctgaggggggaggggagagagcaccTGAGATGGGGgagccactgcccccccccagggacccaggcgtccgggctcccatccctcctcccccacccaggccAGGGATGGGACTCAGGCGTCCAGGCAcccatccctcctctcccaccaagCCAGagatgggacccaggcatccgggctccccaccggggatgggacccaggcgtccggcatACCGGTACCGAGGAAGAGCACCTCGTAGCGCCCGTCGGCCGCCTGGGCCAGGTCGACGGCCAGCGTGGTGAAGCCGTAGGGGAGGCCGGCGcggaccagcagggggcgccgcgGCGCCGGGTACACGGGGTCGTACATCAGCGGGTGCGAGCGCACGAACATCACCAGCTCGTCTGGGAACTCGCGCGTGGAGCCCAGTCCCGGGGTGAAGGCGCCGCCCGGGCACTGTGGGGACAGAGcgggagaacccaggcgtccggccccggccccagccccaccccctcccagagccagggagaacccaggcatccagccccagccccacctcctcccagagctggggagtgaacccaggcgtccgggcctccagcccccactcccctcccagagccggggaaagaacccaggagtcctggcccccagccccccccccccccccccgctctaatcaccagcccccactcccctcccagagccggggaaagaacccaggcgtccgggcccccagcccccactcacgGCTCCGGGGCGGGGGTAGGGCACGCGGCCGGTGTAGGGCACCCACTGGTAGCTGCGCCCCTCTTTATGGGCAAAGGGGCCGTTAAACGCGCTGCGGATGGTGTTCAGGGGGTACACGCAGACGGCCGAGCCCCGGAATACCGAcctgggggggacagggggattacagactgcccagcccccctggggtcgccctgccccgtccgagaccccacccccaaatccccagcccccccaatgcccaccccagccccccgacTCACCCCAGGGTGGAGAACAGCCCGTACACGCGGGGGTTCTTCTCGTCCTGAGTCGGCAGCAGGAAAACGTCTCCTggaaaggggggcggggaggagatgAATCACATATAGAACCCAGGTGTTCGGGCTCCCTTACCATCCCCCACTGCTGTAacccactccctgcccacagctggggagagaacccaggcatcctgggcCCCCCTCCCATCTGTGACCTTCTTCCACACCCTGtattcagccccccacccctgtgacCGGCTGCACTACTACGGTCCCCACTCTGACGTCTGCCCGGATGAAAGCTCGTAACCCGCTGAACATCAGTGTCACAGGGAAACATGCGTGGTGACCTCAGCTGTGGGGTGAGACGTTCCCTGCCCGCGAACGCGGCTGGgacctgccccagagccagagggaAAATGTCGGTGTTGCCCCGGGGCCGTCCCCAGACCTGACTCTCCCGCAGCTGAGACGCGGCTCTTGGCAGCTTGTCCTGGCTGGGCGCAGTCGGGACTAGGAATTCGCGGGCATTCGGCTACGGCTCAGACTGAGCCCCGGGGAacgtccctgcccccccccggcctccccaGGCTCACGCAGCTCGTCGAAGAAGGTCTCCACTCCATCCTCGCCCATCACGGAGCAAACCAGCCGGGCCTTCAGGAACGTCGTCCACTTATTGACCAGGGCCCGCTGCCCGCCGTCGTCGTTCTGGGAGAGACACAGGGGACAAGGATCGGCTCGCCCGGCACTGAggtgcagccgcctctggggtggagccctcGGGAACAGCCGCACAGAATGCCGCATGGGGATGGCCCGCCTGGGgcagagatgcagccacctctggggcggggcggctggggagcagtttgggacaggaagtgaagaagatgCCTGTTATTGACTCAAACTGGAGTGGAAGTTTCAAGAGGCCGAATGGGCCCCTCCGAGCTGCAATTCGGCCCGGACACCAGGGTTCAATCCCTGAATTTCAGAGGGGggaaagccaggctggggagctagtccctgactgccaggggagagtgccccctgcccagccccacgccTGGACCCCCGGCGCCCCCTGCACGACACTCACCAGACAGACCCGGCCGACCCGGGCCAGCACGCCGGGCCCCACGGTGCCCTCCAGCGCCCGCTCGCGGAAGAAGAAATAGAGCTTGTCGTCGCTGCGCTCGGAGCTGTCCGGCACCACATGGGCCCGGAGGAAAACGGGGtctgagggggaggtgggggcggagCCAAGGTGAGTGCAACGCCCGCGTCTGCCACGAGGGGGCACTGCTAACCCAGaacaccccccggcccagccagcgcccctcattcccgacccgcagccccccccagcctggaccccccagcccagccactgcCCCTCACTTCCGAACtgcagcccccacagctcccccggctcccctcactcccaacccgcagccccccccccccggctcccccagcacccctcactcccgactcgcagccccccccggcccagccactgcccctcactcctgacctgcagcccctccgGCCCGGACCCCAGCACCCTTCACTCCCGGCCCCCCCGTACCATGCAGCCAGCGCGAGTCGTACTGCTCCGTGCGCACGGCCGGCCGGGGGCCCAGGGTGCGGAAAAGTGCCGCGTCGGTGCCCATGAAATCCACGTGCAGCCCGGCGTAGAGCGTCCCGTCTGCGGGGCAGGGGAGGCCATGAGAGGGGGAatgagaaccccccccccacagagcagccCTGCGCCCCCGCAGAGGGACAGACAGATTCCGGCCCCCCCGTAATGAAGTGGGGGTTCTCTGGGGTTTGTCACTGG
The DNA window shown above is from Malaclemys terrapin pileata isolate rMalTer1 chromosome 20 unlocalized genomic scaffold, rMalTer1.hap1 SUPER_20_unloc_1, whole genome shotgun sequence and carries:
- the LOC128829442 gene encoding semaphorin-3F-like isoform X2, translated to MAPPVPTLLMALVLACALAWSSPLSTPRVYLPYKELLQTRTARPFAFAFNTSDYRILLVDQDQDRLYLGARDYLVALDLHNINKEPLIGECFNYVRLVEPVNRTHLYVCGTGACQPVCALVHRGWRSQEYLFRMVPQSLEPGKGRCPYDPRQSSLATLVNGTLYAGLHVDFMGTDAALFRTLGPRPAVRTEQYDSRWLHDPVFLRAHVVPDSSERSDDKLYFFFRERALEGTVGPGVLARVGRVCLNDDGGQRALVNKWTTFLKARLVCSVMGEDGVETFFDELRDVFLLPTQDEKNPRVYGLFSTLGSVFRGSAVCVYPLNTIRSAFNGPFAHKEGRSYQWVPYTGRVPYPRPGACPGGAFTPGLGSTREFPDELVMFVRSHPLMYDPVYPAPRRPLLVRAGLPYGFTTLAVDLAQAADGRYEVLFLGTDRGTVQKVVVLPKDPGVLEELTLEEVEVFKTPAPVKTLWISSKRHQLYVSSDVGLTQLSLHRCGAYGPACADCCLARDPHCAWDGRRCARYSPTPARRVRRQDIKHGDPIRQCRGFNALAEQELAEQVQFGVEGGSVFLECRPPSPHAQVRWLLQPEGSTRRPLPRERVLLQTPQGALLGPVTLADEGRYQCVGTENGYTRPLRRLLLRVLPHGLLGGAPPPVCQSPWGRPRIRAESSGTGRGGPSLRRDRSSPPRN
- the LOC128829442 gene encoding semaphorin-3F-like isoform X1, with translation MAPPVPTLLMALVLACALAWSSPLSTPRVYLPYKELLQTRTARPFAFAFNTSDYRILLVDQDQDRLYLGARDYLVALDLHNINKEPLIIHWPASQSQQSACRMAGKGQRGECFNYVRLVEPVNRTHLYVCGTGACQPVCALVHRGWRSQEYLFRMVPQSLEPGKGRCPYDPRQSSLATLVNGTLYAGLHVDFMGTDAALFRTLGPRPAVRTEQYDSRWLHDPVFLRAHVVPDSSERSDDKLYFFFRERALEGTVGPGVLARVGRVCLNDDGGQRALVNKWTTFLKARLVCSVMGEDGVETFFDELRDVFLLPTQDEKNPRVYGLFSTLGSVFRGSAVCVYPLNTIRSAFNGPFAHKEGRSYQWVPYTGRVPYPRPGACPGGAFTPGLGSTREFPDELVMFVRSHPLMYDPVYPAPRRPLLVRAGLPYGFTTLAVDLAQAADGRYEVLFLGTDRGTVQKVVVLPKDPGVLEELTLEEVEVFKTPAPVKTLWISSKRHQLYVSSDVGLTQLSLHRCGAYGPACADCCLARDPHCAWDGRRCARYSPTPARRVRRQDIKHGDPIRQCRGFNALAEQELAEQVQFGVEGGSVFLECRPPSPHAQVRWLLQPEGSTRRPLPRERVLLQTPQGALLGPVTLADEGRYQCVGTENGYTRPLRRLLLRVLPHGLLGGAPPPVCQSPWGRPRIRAESSGTGRGGPSLRRDRSSPPRN
- the LOC128829374 gene encoding uncharacterized protein LOC128829374, whose product is MDISPVVDYGGARTPGNLFFISCDPVDAVDETGCQRLKGPTFDFLNVPPAHGREPETSQPRERGAERRRAALDPGREGLGRSRTLANEGQIQNWAKPDREEQRAGAWGRRSGSRKLLRDPWGPWASQLRKGHSRTTRPLRRNESNSVFTAEDGREIPTPEPVCLGDRSEEVSRIEVSLEEGLEQTDKLTSTKSPGPDGLRQELRRAVVVCPPLTRMARVPPIVTKGSSGAPGNYRLVSLTSVPGKRLESVIENRTARHGAHHNLWGKRQRGFHKGKSYLTNLLDFSEGIHQPVAKGIPWRSWT